CTGTATGAAGCAGACAATGTGCACAGCATCTCAACGATTtcgccttcacttcaccaTATCTGGGCTTCCGCTTGACTGTCATGGCTAGCGCTTGGACGAGAGTCACTGGTGTGCAGATGGTGTCTTCGCAGGAGATTGTACGTGCCAGTCGAGCCCGTACGCGCTTCCCTGTGGACAAGAAAGTGAAAAGTGAGGTCAGATCCGGCTCCCACATGCTTTTCAGTAGTTAATCTATCCTTCGGTCAAGTCGAAACTTGAGCATCTTGTCTCAGTGGCTTGCCCTAATGATTGACGAGATTGTGGTTAAGCCGGCAACGCTGTAGAAGCACCGGCTCGCGAGTCAGCAATCATCAGTCAAGTGTCAGTGGGTTAGTTACAGGTGACGATGCAATTGTCAGGCACAAACGCCCTTGCTGCCCTGCTTCAATGTCTTCTATGGCAGGCAGCAAGGAGCTATTTTTGATGTAGCACAAGCCGGCATAAGAGATACGTGTAGCTGTACGGCCTCGCGCGGACCTCCGCTCACCGCCGTAGTACAGCACCGCCATCCAGTACAGCGATGAACGACGTTGCGTACGTAGGTGAATTCGTCCCGTTGATCACGACTCGCAGTTGTCGATATTGACGCGTGATGGCACCTTCCAGCACATCGGAAACGGCGCTGCGTTTCAGGTTCACCAAAGCGTGACGCAAGTTGCAAGCCGGGGAAGGAGCTTGGCTTGGCACCCTCATTTCTGCGACTTCAGGTTTGCGACTTGAACTTTCTCCTTCATCGCCCACCCTCACACGAGCGACTTTCTTTCCAAGGCTAAGTACGGCAAGCAGCCCTGCACACTCCCGCAGCTTGCCAACCACGATCGACCTCTTTTCCGCATCACCGCCACCAACCCACTCTTCCCACAGCCAaaactcctccaccaccaccaactCCGCCCGCCGGCTAGTCTTTCCAGCGTCACCAACTCCTTCGACtgcatcaacaccaccacccaccaccCAAGACAcagctcttctccttcgtctGCGCGCCATCATAGCCCCGCTGCTGCACTGCAGACCTTTCTTCTGCGCCCCAGCGATCACGAGCACTGCACAAGTCCGGTCATACTCCGCTTCACACTCGATTCTCTTGACCGCTTCAGATATCGCTTCACCACCACAATCACCACCCATTGCTTCGAGTACACTGCACCGCGCCGCACACTTCCCACCACGAGCTCTGCAGTGTACGTAGGCAAGACAGACAGCCATATCAATCAAGAGAAAGCTATACTAAGAGCATTGCTCTGACCGATATCCAATCTCTGTTATTTTCTTGTGCAACACACCGTCCACAATGGCCGAAGCACCACAAGAGACCCCGGTTGCCACCCAAAAGCGTCCGCTCGAagagccatcatcgccatcgggACCCACAGATCAGCCAGAGGCCAAGCGCCCAGCTCTGGATAAGGTCATCAAGGACGACGCAGATGCTGAAGAGCTGGCTCAGTCGACACTTCCTCAGGAAGAACCACTCATCAaagctgaggatgaggagcagAAGCCCACTGCAGAGGACGATACAGCCGCCGATGTGAAGCCGGACGTTCCCGACAAGCAGGGCGACACCGTTGTGCCCGACGCACCCACCAACGGCGTTGTGGTTGATGGCTCATCCACGGCTCCTACTGCCGCGGCTCCGGACCAGAAACACAACGGCCAAGTTGACACTCGTGCTCCGCCTCAAGCGGTGCAGCCATATCATCAGCAAGATGAGTCGCAGTGGCTGCACGTTCGTGCCATCATTTCTAGTGCTGAGGCCGCAACCGTCATTGGTAAGGGCGGTGAGAATGTCAGTCAGATTCGCAAGCTCGCTGGTGCCAAATGCACCGTGAGCGAATACACACGTGGTGCCGTCGAGCGCGTCCTTACGGTCAGCGGCCATGTGGATGCCGTCGCAAAGGCCTTTGGCCTCATCATCCGCACCCTCAACCAGGAGCCACTCGAGGAGCCTTCCACTCCGCAGTCTAAGACCTATCCTCTACGCCTTCTGATCCCCCACATCCTCATTGGCTCCATCATCGGCAAGCAGGGTGTGCGCATTCGCGAAATTCAAGAAGCATCGGGCGCACGTCTCAATGCTTCCGAGTCATGCCTACCACTGTCCACTGAGCGCTCCCTCGTCGTACTCGGCGTTGCTGATGCCGTGCACATCGCTACTTACTACGTGGGCAGCACTCTCGTGGAGCAGCTGACTGATCGCTTCGGCGGCCCAGCAGCTTCCAACTACGCTGGACGCCATGGAGGACCGCAGGGTGTTGTCCCAGGCGGCATGCAAGTCGTCCCGTATGTTCCTCAGCACGCCGGCGGACAAGTAGGACATCCCGATCACAACCGCCGCCACAACGGACCACCACCTCGCGGACCACCAGCACCATATGGCCCTCCTCACATGCACGGCCAGCCAGCTTATCCACAACAACCAGTGGCTCCTGTGCACTACGGTGCTGGCTCTCCTCGTCAGCCATACGCTGGCGCTGGGCCACATCCACACCAGCCTCAGCCATATGGCCATGCTGCTCCTGCCCCCCAGCACGCCGGCCCACCGCAACAACCGATGCAAGGCATGGTCCCCGGCCAGCCCATTACGCAGCAAATATTCATTCCCAACGACATGGTCGGTGCCATCATTGGAAAGGGCGGTGCCAAGATCAATGAAATTAGGCAGCTTTCTGGCAGCGTCATCAAGATCAACGAGCCTcaagacaacaacaacgagcGTCTCGTCACCATCACTGGAACACAAGAGTGCAACCAAATGGCGCTCTACATGCTGTACTCTCGCCTCGGAGAATCGAGCAAGAACTCCAACTCCATCATGCCGAGGTAGAATCTTCGCAACCTAAAGCGCGCTGTGCGAACCTGGCACAAATATGGTGTCTCACGAACAACCACTTTCTTGTCGAAGACACTTTCACTGGCGCATGATTACTACTTGCGATCGGCGAAATTTAGGCGATGAAACACGAATGTCTCAGTGACATGAACGAACGCGGCTGGCTTTTACGCATCCAATGCCACGACTTTACGGCTTTTCGTATGAGCATGGAGCGGCGTTAGGTATTTTTGCAGCGGCATTTCCGGCGGGATCGTTCGAAAAATAGCCAAATTGGTTATGGAATGCAGAAAAGTGGAGGTTTGACTGTTGCCACGTGCCGCTCACACATTCCACAGGATCGGTGCTTTCGCTTGCTGCGAACACCCGTCGGCAGGCAAACCACGTAATGCAACTTTTTGGTATCGTCAACAACGCAGTTTCCAACACTTCTTACATTGTTCCACGCACGGTGAGTATTCTCCTTCCATTATTGCACTTTGTTTCGCGGCGAGCGGCATTGCAGGCGTGGTTGATGATTCAATGCATTGTTCTGCTTGCGACGTGCCTTGACTTGTTCTGCATGCGGCATGCGACGGGCGTCTGTTTGATCTCACATGGCCGAATGCGACAAAGACGAGACGGCAGTGCAGACTCAAGATGCATCTGCATTGGTGCGACGGGCATATCTGCTTGCAGGTTTGTCTTCTGGCAAAGCTACTAACCCCAAGGTGACCCTTCATCGTCTGTATTGCGAACACTCGTTTGACGCTTTCCCACACCTATTGCTGTGAATTATTGACTTGCAGGACAAATTTGCATTGCATCAACTCTGGGCACTGAATCACACACCTTGAGACAAAGAAGCTCTCACGCAAGACCAGCGACGCCACTCAGGTCTGCTTCCGTACAGTCTCCAAGCACCTACCAATCTGGATTCAATAGAAACACCCGTGTGGTTTCGTCAACTGCCTCCTGCGCCTCTCACACCTCCCAACAATTTTGGACCTCCCATGTCAGTCTCCACTCACCATGTCGGCATACCGCCGACGGAGATACCCTCTCCTGTACCGAGTGAcacatcttcatcgactcGGCAAGGCGAACAAGACTCGCCGATTGTGCCTCGAAGAACAGTGCGAGCAGGTAGATCACCAGTGCGACCACTTCTAAGAACATCCTTCCGCAATTTCACTGGAACAGCAACGGTCATCGTTGGAGAAGCTGGCAACAAGACTCGACCCCAGACGCAGTTCCTTGTACATAAAGAACTGCTCACATCAGCAAGTCccttcttcgctgcagcaCTCAACAGCACTTTCGCCGAAGGCATGGAGCAGACAGTGCGTCTCCCAGAGGAAAAGCCCGAATCATTTGAGTGGTTCCTCCAGTGGCTCTACACTGGAACTCTAACAACCCAACCAACCGCCAGCCACGATGCTACTCTCGGTCGCAGTACAGGCTACATCCGAGACCACGGCGGCCAAATCGTCCGCCTGGGCACCAGCAACGCCCTttcacaccaccacccagcTCTCTACGACGTCCACCTAGACGGCGACCTCCGCAACCACGCCGGCAGTCCCAAATACTTCCTCCTCTTAGACCTCTACTCCCTCAGCGACCGCCTCCTCACCACACCTCTCAGCAACCACATCCTCAGCACCATCGCCCGCCTCTCCGAATCCACAAATTCCGTCCCCACCCCTTCCGACACCTGGATCCTCTACGACAACATCCGCGACTCCTCCCCCCTCCGAACCCTAATCCTCGACCTCTTCGCCTACAAAAAAACGGACAAACTTCTCGAAACTCACAAAGATGACTGGCATCCTCGTTTCCTCCGCGAATTAGTCGTGAAATTAAAACGACCGGGTCCTGAAGCGATTGAACGGCATAGTCTTGTGGCTTGGAGACCTCGGAGTTGGAGTTCGAGTAGGGCTTGTGAGGGTTGTAGAACGCTGTTGAAGCCGGGTGTTAGTGGGGATAAGTGTTGTAGTTGTGAGAAGGCTTTTTGTGGGGAGTGTTTGAGACGGAATGGAGGTGGGGGTGTGGAGGGGTTGGGGATGGAGGGAGGGTTGCAGCATGATGGGAGTGGGTGTAAGCCTTGGATGGGGAGGGGGATGTGTTTGAGGTATCATGAGCATGAGGGGGGTGAGGCTTGTGGGTGAGAGGCGTGTAGGTCGTGTTGCTGGTTTATTGCATATTGCATAGCGAGGCGGTGATACTTTCAGGTTGCTTTGAGTTTTTGTTTTCGTATCGTATCTGGACGTGTCTCCTAATATCTCCCATTCCCCTTCTCATCCCATCTTACAGACGTGAAACatcctctttcttcgccCCTATCAATCGCCCCATCAAATCTCTATCAAAAATTGAGTCTAGCTTAGCTCAGCTTCGCCAACCTCGCTTCCAAGTTCCGTTTCTCCGAGAAGTTCTCGAAATCCCAAGCTTTTTCCGAGCGAACTTCTCTGCCTTGTTTTCGAGTTACACAAAGTACGCAACTTTCgtggcgaagaagtggaaACTTCTGCAACTTCTTCCAATAGCTTCTTATCTCTACGCGCTATGTTGTGAGTCAGCCGAGATGTGTATCTTGGCATTTATGCGATTGGCTGCAGCTCGGTCAGCGAGCTACGCTAGGTTGCaggaaagctataaaagcCGCTGCATAAGCTGTTTCTTTTAGTACCTTTTCTATAAGTTTTGGAATTACTTTAAATCTTTGGAACTACTTTATtagataatagtactagtttCGGTCTATAGTATAGCACAATAGTACCATCAGTAAGACTTCAAACGTATACTAGGTGGTAGACATACCTCGCGCGAGCTCTATGGCTCCACGAAACAGCTATTACTACCCTGATGGAAGGCCAAAGCAGTTCACCTTAGCGGGCGGCAGCGCGAAAACTGTGCCACACAAGAAAGCTCTCAAGTCAACTAGCATGGCATCGGTATTCATGCCGAAACAACAGGTCTTTGCTCCGAAAACAAGTCATGCTCAAGCAGCATCGGTCGTCGTTAATGATGCCCCTACTCCAGCTTCGATTCCGGACAGTCAGGCTTCTATGTGGCGCAGGCTTTTCACATCTCCATCGGTAGAACCAGGCACGCCGGATACACAGGTGCAATCCAAGGAAGATTACGAGCaggaagctagagaaaggcaTCGGCAGTGGGTCGCTGAAGCTGCAAAGCGCAAAGAGAGATGGACGTCCAATagtgacgacgaggaacttGAACGAGCGCTTGCCGCGCAGCTGGACGCAGAGCATTTACAGACCCATACGCAAATTGAACGCGACGAGGAGAATCATAGGCGTGGCTCGGACCAAGAGCAACGGCAGCGTCCACCGACAGCACCGATGACCACCGGTGGCACGTCTGCGCTCTCTTCTCCGTTGTTCATCGGGAACTCGGAGGCCAGTAGTCCCGAGGAAGGGGAGATAGCTGAGGGAGTCAATTCGACCTCTCAAACTTTTGGCCGCATGAGTCCACCGTCAAGGGTTGTGGTGCCAGCATTTGGCGTACCACAGCGTACCAGTCCGAAGGCGAAAGCGCAGGCTCCGGTCGAGGCAGACAAGGCCAAAGCAGCAACTGCAATAGTGAGTCCTACAAGGAAGCAACTAAGAAAACAGCCTTCGATTCAGAGTATCTCGTCAGACGATACCGAGTCTCTGATCGAGCCCGATGAAGGTGTGCCGGCTTTCGCACAGAGCTCTCCGAGATTGAACTACCGGCCAAAGCATGTGAAGCAAATTTCGCGAGACCATGCTGCACAGCCAGATGCTCCCGAGTTGCCTTATATCACGTCCGATGTGGCCCCCACGCCGCGTACCGAGACAGAGACGCAACGGAATCAAGCAAGAGTCGATAAGATCAACGCAATGCAGGAAGAGGCGGATCCAGACTTTGATTCCGATTCCGATGAAGCTGTTGAATACGACGACGACTGGGAAGGCGTTGCTGGTCCCTCGCATCGAACCCGAGCGAGATCAAAACATGAAAACGATGTCGATTACCCAATCCCGGAAAGCGATGTCGACACTGGTGCGGACTTCCCCATCCTGGAAAGTGACATCGATCTTGGTGCAAGGCCGACCAGTGCAGCCAAGCGGAAAGCGAAAGCACCTTCACCTGATCTACCATCTGCGAAGAAAAAGAAACGAAGTGAAGGACCCCGACCGGGTGACTCGGGTTGGAGGTTTGAGAAGCTCAGTCTCAAGGGTAAACAGCAACGACAAAATCTCATTGATGAGATGCAGTCCGAATGGAACGCCACTGTAGAAACTGTCGTCCCGGATGACATCCGTCCGCGCTGGATAGATGGTGCCGCTATAGGAACTGCGAAGATGCCGAATGATTGGTCGACCGAGTTGCTCGAAGCGCTGCGAAACTTTTCGTGGCAGACTTCTGGCAGACCAGGATTTGCAACGCAAGTCCTTCGCGAGGCTGTCAAACAGCAGGTAGCTCGATATGGTGGTGGGCGTGCATTGTATAAAGCAGATGTCAAGGTTGCGATGAATATGGTGAACAACAGACAAGTGGTTCCAGGTGCAGCACCTCTTTCTCCAGATCTTAATACCAGGACAAGGGAAATGTCGCTCGATGATCGCCCGGCGGCCTTCAATATGCTGAACAGGTCGGTCAGCAAGCCAAGTGCGGCTGCGAACCCTGACCGAGCTCGTGCAGACAGCAATGGAAGTCCAGTCACAGGAGCCAGAACGTCTCCTTCAGGTGATGCAGCTGACGTCGAAATGGCTCTGCATGCAGAGCCGAATGCCAGCCTGGCAGAAGTGCTACAGAGGGAGAATCGTTCGGATCAGACCTTGACGACAGTTGCAGATCAAGTGCAGATCGTTGATGCACCAGGGTTGCAGACTGGGATGAGGAAGCGTGAGATGCAGATGAAGCTTGCCATGTTGGATTATGAAGAGGCGAGAGCTCGCAAGAAGCTGGTACAGGCAGAATTGGATCAGATCTCAGCCCGGAAGAAGCTGTTGAACTTGGGTATTGATCCAGATGATGTATTATGATCTCGTAGACCCGACAATGGGCTAGTAGCATCGAGATGGCGTTCTTCTTACGCCGCATCATGCGTCTGGCCGATTGAATGAGTCTGTGAGGGTTCAGAAACGGCTTTGTGCCGTACTCCtgtagaatctagaatacaGGCGTCGAGCGTTTCTTCTCAAATTGTAGACCTGCAGACGCGAGTGCAGTCACGCTTCGATCGTTGCTGCGATACCGTGTAATGTACCCGGTGACAATGGGACTTCATTTGCGATCGGAAGCGTCCCTTGCAGTACCTGCGAACAGACGTGCAGCTGATGACTTCGATCAGCATGCTATGCAGAGGTCATGGAATCCTTCAACCAGTTCTTCCAGCTCTAGTGCTCCAAATGGCTTGCCGTTCCTCATTCGGACGAGTTCCGCAAACGCGAATTCCAGTTCCTTCACGGGACTGAGCTGTGCAGTGCTGGCCAAGACTGTTTCGTCTCCGATCCTCATCGTGCCCGAACGCAAGTCGAACAGAGCTACGAGCCATCTCTTCTGCACCATATGGCCGAACGGGATCTGTACCCAGCCGCGAAGTTCGAGGTGGCGGATATGTTGCACTTGAGTTCTGCCAACGCCGTGAATCCAGCGATGAAAAGCATCGTAGAGACCTTCAGCAGAGATCTGAGCCATGAATGTGTTACCGGAGTAGAACCTGGAAAGCGACTCCTCACGGAGTTGCCTGTTCACTCTGCATATTGCAGGAGGATAGGCAGAGACGCCTTCTTTGTAGTTGTGCCATGACTTGTGTAGGGTGGAAAGTTCGACAGGAGCGATGAGAACGTGCGATAGAATCTCATCGCGTAGCTCTCTTGGTAGACCAAGCAGACTTGCTCGCGAGTGCACTTCCATTTGGCATCACGCGACATCAAAGTCTTGGAAGCGAAGTGTGAGAGCGGTGGAAAGATGGCCTTAATGCCCCAGGCACTCAACACGTGATCGTCGACTTTGCGGGCACAGAATTTCAACTTCCATTTCTGTGACCGCGCCCGCCGAACACATTTCGACCTCACCATATCCGCAAACATGGGCGTCGCCTTCGATTACTACCCGGACCGACCGGAGAACATTGACGCGATCTTGAACGGCCTCGACCGCTACAACCCAGAGACGACCGGCGTTTTCCAGGACTACGTTGCTTCACAATGCGAAAATCAGCTCTACGATAGCTACGCGAATCTGGCGCTTCTAAAACTGTGAGTGGACACCACTTTCCTATGATGAGGAGGGAGATGGATACAAGATGAATAAACATTCCACGTTTCCTATTACCTGAGCCCCAAAAAGGCCTTGAAGCGCATGTATATTAGCTCTAACTGAACACCTCTCCCTCCTTCTTCATGATACTCGAGCGCGATATCAGATTATAGGATGCGAACATCCACTGACACATTCTGCTCCCGATTCTAGGTACCAATTCAACCCGCACCTCGCCCGCGACGAGACCATCACCAACATCCTCGTCAAGGCCCTCACCGTTTTCCCCTCACCAGATTACAGCCTATGTCTGTCTCTTCTCCCAGCTCACGTTCTGCAAAAGACGGCAACATCAGGACCCCCGGCTTCAGGATCCCTCGCCGAAATCGTTCAACATCTCGGCGTCCTACACAGCCAACTGAACAACGCACAATACTCGCAATTCTGGGAGACACTATCCGATGATGACACCTACGCGGACCTGACCGCAGATGTCGCCGGGTTTGAAGACACCATGCGCGTTAGAATCGCCGTTGTTGTCTCACAATGCATGCAAGAAGTTGGCCGCGACGTGTTGGAGTCATGGCTGAACATTTCTGGCGGCAAGTTCGAGGGCTTCATCAAGGAGGTCTGTGGCTGGACTATTGAGGGCAACACTGTGAAGGTGCCTCTGAACAAGGAGAACGAGGCACGCAGTGTGGTGCAGAGGGAGACCGTCAAATTTGACCAGTTCTCAAGGATGATCAAGAGGGCATATGAGCAGCCAGCATAGATGAGAGTGGAGACTGGGCTTGATACCCCTACTATGACATGGGCAGCGCGGCGTTCAGGTTGGGATGACTAAAAGCGGACCGTGATCAGGTCTGGCATGATTTGATGgcatgaagatgatggcgatgaggccTGAAGTACGACATACGGCTAGAAAAGCTAGTAGGCTGGTGTGCCGCACCTTATGCTGCCGCCCAAAGCCTCTTGGGCACATGGCAATCAGGAACGAGTTGTAGGCGACTGGACCGCACTCAACAGACCCTCCGAGACATACTTAGAATTGCTCGCAGGACAAGTTCAGCGTTGCTCAATCAATCGGTCCGAGGCACATCATAAGTCCTATTGCCATATTCTGCATAGCAATGCTCAAAGCGTTGCAGTATTCAGCATACTTCAGCTCGCATCAGTCATTCCAATCGGCTTGAGGCGGTGTCAAGAGCCTTGATAGTGGGGTCTTACCCTCGATCGAGAAATCttgctgcagaaggcgaagataGTGCGAGCTACCCACTAACAGCATCGTAGACGACGGCGATTGGCGCCTTGTCAAGGGCAGATAGAACTTCGACAGCTTCAATTTTGTCCCATCCGTGCTCTTCATGCTCAAGCCTTTTTgacttccagctcctcccaTTGCACCCCTACCCATTCCTCAACGTAGCCAACCTCGCCTTCCTTTTTCCCTCGTGCCTGGCAGTCTTTCGAGCAAGCTCCCAGCAGAATCGTTCCCCAGTCCATCCCATCCAGGCCCAATTCCTCAGCCTCAAGCTCCGTGATAGCGTGCGGCGTCAATTGCAACTCGAACACTCTTTCCGCTCCACAATTCGTGCACCTTGGGATCTTGCCTCCACTCGCCCCTCCTACAACTTTGACCTTAGCGTCTTTACCTTGCGAAGGGTTCGGGTCTAACAGCTTGCCCACGGCATCCTTCTTGCTATACAGCAAAGGCTGCCCATCGTATTCGTACCGCAGAACTTGTTCGGGGTTTTGTGATAAGCGATCTGCAAACTTCTGGAATGTCTTGTCCATGCTCGATTCGAAAGCATCTTTCATGTCTTTCTCGCCAGCTGCGCTGCTGCCTTCAACATTGTCGACGCGAACGTTCTGCGGAATGTCGTTGGCGGGTGTGGCATCGATGTACTCTTTGTCGGCATCGATGTAGTAGGTAGGGTAAGGTTCTGGAAACGCGGAAATCTCGGGCCAGGGTTGGGAGGGACCGACTGGTTGTGTCAGCTCGTCCTCTGTTGGTGAGGCTAGACGGGCTTTTTCTGCGAAAGTTTGAGGAAGGCTTTCTGAGGGCGTGGGCTCTGCTGGCTTCTGGGGTGGTCTGGCGGCCAGCGATGAGGCTGAGGCGAATGGATTGGCGTTTGCAGAGCTGCTGCTCCCAGGTGCGGCAAACGGGTTCGCCTGTGCACTTGACGTTGACTTGACGCCAAATAGTGTGTCGCCCAGATTCGTGGCAGGTTGTGGTGCGGGAGCTGATTTGTCTTCCTTCGTAGTGCCAGCAGTAGCAGACACTGCCTTGACAG
This genomic interval from Cercospora beticola chromosome 7, complete sequence contains the following:
- a CDS encoding uncharacterized protein (antiSMASH:Cluster_4~BUSCO:EOG09263F11); the protein is MADYDSDSSGADDIETNVLLGYVSKESTVDDFSQLGGHPIWLDGKSVPDGALAKCKVCNGLMNLLLQLNADLPDRFPGHERRLYVWACRRKACRRKDGSVRGFRATRQTAVKAVSATAGTTKEDKSAPAPQPATNLGDTLFGVKSTSSAQANPFAAPGSSSSANANPFASASSLAARPPQKPAEPTPSESLPQTFAEKARLASPTEDELTQPVGPSQPWPEISAFPEPYPTYYIDADKEYIDATPANDIPQNVRVDNVEGSSAAGEKDMKDAFESSMDKTFQKFADRLSQNPEQVLRYEYDGQPLLYSKKDAVGKLLDPNPSQGKDAKVKVVGGASGGKIPRCTNCGAERVFELQLTPHAITELEAEELGLDGMDWGTILLGACSKDCQARGKKEGEVGYVEEWVGVQWEELEVKKA
- a CDS encoding uncharacterized protein (antiSMASH:Cluster_4); this translates as MGVAFDYYPDRPENIDAILNGLDRYNPETTGVFQDYVASQCENQLYDSYANLALLKLYQFNPHLARDETITNILVKALTVFPSPDYSLCLSLLPAHVLQKTATSGPPASGSLAEIVQHLGVLHSQLNNAQYSQFWETLSDDDTYADLTADVAGFEDTMRVRIAVVVSQCMQEVGRDVLESWLNISGGKFEGFIKEVCGWTIEGNTVKVPLNKENEARSVVQRETVKFDQFSRMIKRAYEQPA
- a CDS encoding uncharacterized protein (antiSMASH:Cluster_4) — its product is MEVHSRASLLGLPRELRDEILSHVLIAPVELSTLHKSWHNYKEGVSAYPPAICRVNRQLREESLSRFYSGNTFMAQISAEGLYDAFHRWIHGVGRTQVQHIRHLELRGWVQIPFGHMVQKRWLVALFDLRSGTMRIGDETVLASTAQLSPVKELEFAFAELVRMRNGKPFGALELEELVEGFHDLCIAC